TTTTTCATGTACCAGTTATCTCTAGTCCAGACTACATATGTCTCATCCTGATTTTCCAGAGATTTTTCAAAATCTATACCCGCATGAACAAATATACAATTTTCACTTTCCACGATGTGGGGCATTTCTTCAAAAAAGTCAAAAAGCCATTTTTCTTTATAAAATTCTTCCCAGTAATCTATAATTTCCTCGAATTTGTTCTGATGACGGAAAAAAGAATATACTGTTCTTTCTCCGCCATTAAACATCCAGTTTGCCTTATGATTCAAATCATTTCTGGATTTTAAGATTGTATCTTCATGATTTCCCAACAGATGAATTACTTTATAGCCTTCATTCTTCAAATCAATGTATTTTCTATACATTTCATATGTATATTCTCCTCTGTCGCAGCTGTCTCCTAAAATTATTAGCAAGTCATTTTTTGTAAAGTTGATTTTACCAAATATTTTTTCAAAAAGATCGTATCTTCCGTGAATATCTGTCATAATGAATATTTTTTCATAATCCTTCTCGCTTATTCTCTGAACTTTTACCTTCATTTTTCTCCTCCCTTGAAATTATTATAACTTCATTATTAATATTTCAATAGTATTTATGGAGTAATATAAAAACTCCTCTGCTATTGATAATTTATTATAGCAAAGGAGTATGGACATAAAGTGTCCTTCTTATTAATTCTTTTGTATCTTTATTTATATTTTTAGTTTTTCAATTATCTGAAAATTTTTAAATCCTAATTTTTGTGCTTCTTCATCTGTTTTATATTTACATAATTGTTTTAAAGCTTTTTTTATTGCTCCTCCTGGAAAATCAGCATTAATTTTAAAAACCAGGTATTCCATAATCACAACTGTAAGAGCAATTTTATTAGTAGTAGTATTACTTTTAATGTCATATATATGAAGTTTTTCTTTCATTTCTTGAATTTGAATTTTAGGTTTAGTTGTAAATTCAATATCAACAATATTATGATTATGAGCTGAAAGATTTATTTGCTCTTCAAAGGTTAAATGTATACCTTTATAAACATTACTATACATGATTTCTCCCTCCCTATAATTAAAAAACCTTTGCATAGGTCAGAACCCTGTACTATTTAAAGTACTGCAAAGGTATTGATATGTCTTATTATATATTAAAATTTGACAATTG
This portion of the Leptotrichia sp. oral taxon 215 str. W9775 genome encodes:
- a CDS encoding metallophosphoesterase encodes the protein MKVKVQRISEKDYEKIFIMTDIHGRYDLFEKIFGKINFTKNDLLIILGDSCDRGEYTYEMYRKYIDLKNEGYKVIHLLGNHEDTILKSRNDLNHKANWMFNGGERTVYSFFRHQNKFEEIIDYWEEFYKEKWLFDFFEEMPHIVESENCIFVHAGIDFEKSLENQDETYVVWTRDNWYMKNNTGKTVFYGHTPQNEVTSYNNCFNLDSGAFHTNIMNCFELKTNTLYRLENDNLEIQKLNIGKVSEKKKSFFRIIKDILDN